The bacterium DNA segment GAAGCGGTTTCGGGCGAACAGCTCATCCTGGAGTCTCCGCCCGATATCATCTTGATCGACCTTATGATGCCGGGACGAACGGGGATCCAGCTCTTCGTGAAGCTGCGCGCCAACGATGCCACCAGGGACATCCCCATGGTGATGGTCACCGGCATCAAGGATCAGATCGGCGTCAATTGGGGCGACATCGTGGACCGTTACCGGACGCGCAGGCCGGACGGTTTCGTCGAGAAACCCATTGACCCGGAAAGACTGATGAAGGTGATCAACGGCGTACTCTCGGGTGATGCCGCGGATGGCGAGGTGCTCCACGGATGACGTTCGAGGTCCAGCTCGCCGGGCACACCAGCCGGCCCACGCGACCATGAGCCGGGGTATCAGACGAGCTGTACCCATCTATCGCAAGTTCCTGCTGGAAAACAAGATTCTCCTCTTCTTCACCTGCCTGCTGGTGTTCCTGAGTTCCGTGGTGCTCATCGCGGTCTACTGGGCCACCCACCATGCGGTGTCCGGCATGCTGTCCGGCAGGGCCGGAGAGGCTTTCGAGATGTGGGGCACACCCATCGGGGAGGCAGCGGCAGCGGAACCGGCGGGCGGTCTGCCGGCGTTGCTGGACCGGGCGATGGCCTGGGACGAACACATCTCGTATCTCGCGGTGGTCGATTCGGCGGGTGATCTGCTCGCCTGCCGCGTCCGCCCGCCATCGGCCGCGCC contains these protein-coding regions:
- a CDS encoding response regulator, which translates into the protein MIDDEVDLTTFLSSILEENGFSVRVANEAVSGEQLILESPPDIILIDLMMPGRTGIQLFVKLRANDATRDIPMVMVTGIKDQIGVNWGDIVDRYRTRRPDGFVEKPIDPERLMKVINGVLSGDAADGEVLHG